The following coding sequences lie in one Seriola aureovittata isolate HTS-2021-v1 ecotype China chromosome 5, ASM2101889v1, whole genome shotgun sequence genomic window:
- the hip1rb gene encoding huntingtin interacting protein 1 related b isoform X2 — protein sequence MSKHRDTLLKSRDDKLSSISKAINSSETPVKEKHARRIILGTHREKGAYTFWSYALGFPLASSSILSWKFCHVLHKVLRDGHRNVLQDCMRHHSSLVEIGKLWGNLHDKYGQLVALYTRLLCTKLEFHVKHSEIPPNLEATDEVLERTAGTDINNVFQLTVEVFDYLDAELRLAETVIRQLNTSIAISTLTSGQCRLAPLIQVIQDCSHLYHFTVKLLFKLHACLPADTLQGHRERFHDQFHSLKTFFNKARDMLYFKRLIQIPKLPDSPPNFLHAASLAKHVKPVVVIPDEDEPEQQDDDDDDPEPLIEVSDVSTSSIQAQPQQLDIFDQTFGPPNGGFDDRDLQIESLKRDLELLRAELERVKAEAQRYITQLKSQINSLEAELEEQRAQKQRALVENEQLRMELEAVRRRNTDHESLQTTFIEAEKRAQATEQRYNKLKDKHSELVASHAELLRKSADTVKMLSATQQTQEEVERTKQQLSFEVDRIKQDADMKLEEQKFEMERLKRELEEKMAEMMRIKGTLQSSEKTSEQMNSSMTALQAEKERLMRSVSEKEAELSSLRQAAQVQQSSLQQERERSSRELGELQGKLQEKTSHEEQMKQKLLEEQFALLQGTITEAENIIQDAVSKLDDPLHIRCTSSPDYLISRAEATLGSIDKVKKGHADYLHNMGDAGGLLRALTQFSHLAADTIINGSATAHMAPTDHADRLTENCRGCATESLQYLKDLKSKTTLQRADPASIRIIVQKILHLGQELRPKSMDIRQDELGDLVDKEMAATSAAIEEAVRRIDEMMNQARKDTSGVKLEVNERILYSCTDLMKAIRMLIIASTDLQKEIVESGRGAATIKEFYARNSRWTEGLISAAKAVGWGATEMVESADKVVLHTGKYEELIVCSHEIAASTAQLVAASKVKADRNSKRLTVLQQASRRVNEMAANVVASTKTGQENLEEKDTMDFSGMSLIKLRKEEMESQVKVLELESQLENERLRLGELRKKHYDLAGVPLEQVSEGNGEASSLVHPVTMSPKPSKPALMKKPALAQKPHIPPKFN from the exons ATGTCCAAACACAGGGACACGCTGCTGAAAAGCAGAGATGACAAG ctgagCAGCATCAGCAAAGCCATCAACTCCAGTGAGACGCCTGTAAAGGAGAAACATGCACGAC gaatcATCCTGGGGACTCACAGGGAGAAGGGAGCCTACACCTTCTGGTCATACGCTCTGGGCTTCCCTCTGGCCAGTAGCTCCATCCTCAGCTGGAAGTTCTGCCACGTACTGCACAAAGTCCTGCGGGATGGCCACCGCAAT GTTCTACAAGACTGCATGAGACATCACAGTTCTCTAGTTGAAATTGGGAAACTATGG GGCAACCTCCATGACAAATATGGACAGCTGGTGGCTCTGTATACGAGGCTGCTGTGTACGAAATTGGAGTTTCATGTCAAG CATTCAGAAATCCCACCGAACCTGGAGGCCACAGATGAAGTCCTGGAGCGCACTGCAGGGACAGACATTAATAATGT GTTCCAGCTCACAGTGGAGGTGTTTGATTACTTGGACGCAGAGCTGCGGCTGGCTGAgacag TGATTCGACAGCTCAACACGTCCATCGCCATCTCCACTCTCACATCAGGCCAGTGTCGCCTGGCTCCGCTCATCCAAGTTATCCAGGACTGTAGTCACCTCTACCACTTCACCGTCAAGCTGCTGTTCAAGCTGCATGCCT GTCTCCCTGCTGATACCCTACAAGGTCACCGTGAACGTTTCCACGACCAGTTCCACAG CCTTAAGACCTTCTTCAATAAAGCCAGAGACATGTTGTACTTCAAGAGACTGATCCAGATCCCGAAACTGCCTGAT TCCCCACCAAACTTCCTGCACGCAGCTTCACTGGCCAAGCACGTGAAGCCAGTGGTGGTCATCCCAGACGAGGATGAACCAGAGCAACAagacgacgacgacgatgacCCAGAGCCGCTCATCGAGGTCAGCGATGTGTCAACATCCAGCATACAGGCACAGCCACAG caacTTGACATATTTGATCAGACATTTGGACCTCCCAATGGAGGTTTCGATGACAG GGATCTCCAGATCGAGAGCCTGAAGCGTGACCTTGAGTTGTTGAGAGCAGAGCTCGAGAGAGTCAAAGCAGAG GCTCAACGCTACATCACGCAGCTCAAGTCCCAGATCAACAGTTTGGAGGCAGAGCTAGAAGAACAGCGTGCACAGAAACAACGTGCTCTTGTGGAAAATGAGCAGCTGCGCATGGAGCTGGAGGCCGTGCGCCGCAGAAACACAGATCATGAGAGCTTACAAACCACCTTCATTGAGGCGGAGA AAAGAGCGCAGGCCACCGAGCAAAGGTACAATAAGCTGAAGGACAAGCACTCAGAGCTGGTGGCCAGTCATGCTGAACTACTCCGGAAG AGTGCAGACACTGTGAAGATGCTGTCAGCGACCCAGCAGACCCAGGAAGAAGTGGAGAGgaccaaacagcagctgtcGTTTGAGGTTGATAGGATAAAACAGGACGCTGACATGAAG CTGGAAGAGCAGAAGTTTGAGATGGAGAGGCTgaagagagagctggaggagaagatggCGGAAATGATGCGTATCAAGGGGACTCTGCAGAGCAGCGAGAAG ACATCGGAGCAAATGAACAGCTCAATGACGGCTCTGCAGGCGGAGAAGGAGCGTCTGATGCGATCTGTGAGCGAGAAGGAGGCGGAGCTGTCGTCTCTGCGGCAGGCTGCGCAGGTGCAGCAGTCATCACTTCAGCAGGAGcgagagaggagcagcagggagcTGGGAGAGCTGCAGGGCAAACTGCAGGAGAAG ACGAGTCATGAGGAGCAGATGAAGCAGAAGCTTCTGGAGGAGCAGTTTGCTCTGCTGCAGGGTACCATCACAGAGGCTGAGAACATCATCCAAGACGCTGTTTCTAAGCTGGATGATCCCCTCCATATACGCTGCACTAGCTCTCCAG ATTACCTCATAAGTCGGGCGGAGGCCACGCTCGGCTCCATcgacaaagtgaaaaaaggcCATGCAGATTATCTCCATAACATGGGGG ATGCTGGAGGGCTGCTTAGGGCTCTGACCCAGTTCTCCCACTTGGCTGCGGATACAATCATTAACGGCAGCGCTACAGCTCACATGGCCCCCACTGACCATGCAGACC GACTGACAGAGAACTGCAGGGGCTGTGCAACTGAGAGTCTGCAGTACTTGAAGGACCTTAAGTCCAAGACCACCCTCCAGAGGGCAGACCCAGCCTCCATTCGCATAATTGTTCAAAAGATCCTGCACTTGGGCCag GAGCTGCGGCCGAAAAGCATGGACATTCGTCAGGATGAGCTGGGAGATCTGGTCGACAAAGAAATGGCTGCAACATCAGCAGCTATTGAGGAGGCAGTCCGCAGGATTGAT GAAATGATGAATCAGGCTCGTAAGGACACATCAGGAGTTAAACTGGAGGTCAATGAGAG AATCCTTTACAGCTGCACAGACCTGATGAAG GCCATCCGCATGCTAATTATAGCATCTACAGATTTGCAAAAGGAGATCGTTGAGAGTGGGAGG GGTGCAGCCACCATTAAAGAGTTCTACGCCAGAAACTCCCGCTGGACTGAGGGACTCATCTCTGCTGCCAAGGCTGTGGGCTGGGGAGCCACAGAGATGGT AGAGTCTGCTGATAAGGTGGTGCTGCACACAGGCAAATATGAGGAGTTGATCGTCTGCTCTCATGAGATTGCTGCTAGCACAGCACAGCTGGTCGCCGCTTCAAAG GTGAAGGCAGACCGCAACAGTAAGAGGCTGACAGTTCTCCAACAGGCCTCTCGCCGTGTGAATGAAATGGCAGCTAATGTAGTGGCCTCAACAAAGACGGGCCAGGAGAACCTGGAGGAAAAAG ATACCATGGACTTCTCTGGGATGTCCCTCATCAAgttaagaaaagaagaaatggagtCACAG GTGAAAGTGCTGGAATTAGAAAGTCAATTGGAGAACGAGCGACTGCGTTTGGGCGAGCTGAGGAAGAAGCACTATGACTTGGCTGGAGTTCCTCTAGAGCAGGTTTCTGAGGGGAACGGCGAAGCCTCCTCGCTGGTCCATCCTGTAACTATGTCACCAAAACCCAGCAAACCTGCTCTCATGAAGAAACCTGCGTTGGCCCAGAAACCCCACATTCCACCCAAA TTTAACTAA
- the LOC130169887 gene encoding hydroxycarboxylic acid receptor 2-like, which yields MQCHFNGTVLISVLPPLLVTEFVLGIIGNGLALWIFCFHMRPWKSSTVLLFNLAMADFLLNMALPFRASYYSSELRWMFGDPFCNICLFMLSLNRSGSTLFLMAIAVDRYMRVVHPHHPINSLSVSKAMFGALAIWILTISITAHIFTLRHDRESYCESFMIETKPHRNLTWHRFEFLFSFYVPLFVILYCTIHIFSHLRGRQLAQQAKIKKALFFISIVVVLFIICFLPSNMTQLLIWIKIQKVNSTLNESHVCSALEDLTKAFYITISLTYLNSLLDPVVYYFSSTAFKNICRKALHLPQANTADSTERKTRETGSQSLSQL from the coding sequence ATGCAATGCCATTTCAATGGAACTGTGCTGATCAGTGTACTTCCCCCACTGTTGGTGACAGAATTTGTTTTGGGAATCATCGGCAATGGCTTGGCTCTTTGGATCTTCTGCTTCCACATGAGACCCTGGAAGAGCAGCACGGTGTTACTCTTCAACCTGGCAATGGCTGATTTCCTGCTCAACATGGCTTTGCCTTTCCGTGCCAGCTACTACTCCTCTGAGCTCAGGTGGATGTTTGGAGACCCTTTCTGCAATATCTGCCTCTTCATGTTGTCACTGAATCGCAGTGGAAGTACCCTCTTCTTGATGGCTATTGCGGTGGACAGGTACATGCGTGTGGTGCATCCCCATCATCCCATCAACTCTTTGAGTGTCTCGAAAGCCATGTTTGGAGCACTTGCAATATGGATACTCACAATTTCAATAACCGCGCATATCTTCACTTTACGACATGACAGGGAATCCTACTGTGAAAGCTTCATGATTGAGACTAAGCCCCACCGCAACCTGACTTGGCATAGGTTTGagtttctcttttccttctacGTGCCTCTGTTTGTGATACTCTATTGCACCATCCACATTTTTAGCCACCTGAGAGGGAGACAGCTGGCACAGCAGGCAAAGATCAAGAAAGCTCTGTTCTTCATTTCAATAGTAGTGGTGCTCTTCATCATTTGCTTCCTCCCGAGCAACATGACACAGCTGCTGATATGGATCAAAATCCAAAAGGTAAACAGCACCCTCAACGAATCTCATGTCTGCTCTGCCTTGGAGGACCTGACGAAAGCATTTTACATCACCATTAGCCTGACCTATCTCAACAGCCTGTTGGATCCTGTGGTCTACTACTTCTCCAGCACTGCCTTCAAGAACATCTGCCGGAAAGCTCTTCATCTGCCCCAAGCGAACACTGCGGACAGTACAGAGAGGAAAACTCGGGAAACAGGCTCCCAGTCTCTCAGCCAGCTGTGA
- the hip1rb gene encoding huntingtin interacting protein 1 related b isoform X1, translating into MNSIRQVPTRVKSRRTEANLGAEREHFDKQQLSSISKAINSSETPVKEKHARRIILGTHREKGAYTFWSYALGFPLASSSILSWKFCHVLHKVLRDGHRNVLQDCMRHHSSLVEIGKLWGNLHDKYGQLVALYTRLLCTKLEFHVKHSEIPPNLEATDEVLERTAGTDINNVFQLTVEVFDYLDAELRLAETVIRQLNTSIAISTLTSGQCRLAPLIQVIQDCSHLYHFTVKLLFKLHACLPADTLQGHRERFHDQFHSLKTFFNKARDMLYFKRLIQIPKLPDSPPNFLHAASLAKHVKPVVVIPDEDEPEQQDDDDDDPEPLIEVSDVSTSSIQAQPQQLDIFDQTFGPPNGGFDDRDLQIESLKRDLELLRAELERVKAEAQRYITQLKSQINSLEAELEEQRAQKQRALVENEQLRMELEAVRRRNTDHESLQTTFIEAEKRAQATEQRYNKLKDKHSELVASHAELLRKSADTVKMLSATQQTQEEVERTKQQLSFEVDRIKQDADMKLEEQKFEMERLKRELEEKMAEMMRIKGTLQSSEKTSEQMNSSMTALQAEKERLMRSVSEKEAELSSLRQAAQVQQSSLQQERERSSRELGELQGKLQEKTSHEEQMKQKLLEEQFALLQGTITEAENIIQDAVSKLDDPLHIRCTSSPDYLISRAEATLGSIDKVKKGHADYLHNMGDAGGLLRALTQFSHLAADTIINGSATAHMAPTDHADRLTENCRGCATESLQYLKDLKSKTTLQRADPASIRIIVQKILHLGQELRPKSMDIRQDELGDLVDKEMAATSAAIEEAVRRIDEMMNQARKDTSGVKLEVNERILYSCTDLMKAIRMLIIASTDLQKEIVESGRGAATIKEFYARNSRWTEGLISAAKAVGWGATEMVESADKVVLHTGKYEELIVCSHEIAASTAQLVAASKVKADRNSKRLTVLQQASRRVNEMAANVVASTKTGQENLEEKDTMDFSGMSLIKLRKEEMESQVKVLELESQLENERLRLGELRKKHYDLAGVPLEQVSEGNGEASSLVHPVTMSPKPSKPALMKKPALAQKPHIPPKFN; encoded by the exons ATGAACAGCATAAGACAGGTGCCCACACGGGTGAAAAGCAGGCGGACCGAGGCCAACCTCGGAGCGGAGAGGGAGCATTTTGACAAGCAGCAG ctgagCAGCATCAGCAAAGCCATCAACTCCAGTGAGACGCCTGTAAAGGAGAAACATGCACGAC gaatcATCCTGGGGACTCACAGGGAGAAGGGAGCCTACACCTTCTGGTCATACGCTCTGGGCTTCCCTCTGGCCAGTAGCTCCATCCTCAGCTGGAAGTTCTGCCACGTACTGCACAAAGTCCTGCGGGATGGCCACCGCAAT GTTCTACAAGACTGCATGAGACATCACAGTTCTCTAGTTGAAATTGGGAAACTATGG GGCAACCTCCATGACAAATATGGACAGCTGGTGGCTCTGTATACGAGGCTGCTGTGTACGAAATTGGAGTTTCATGTCAAG CATTCAGAAATCCCACCGAACCTGGAGGCCACAGATGAAGTCCTGGAGCGCACTGCAGGGACAGACATTAATAATGT GTTCCAGCTCACAGTGGAGGTGTTTGATTACTTGGACGCAGAGCTGCGGCTGGCTGAgacag TGATTCGACAGCTCAACACGTCCATCGCCATCTCCACTCTCACATCAGGCCAGTGTCGCCTGGCTCCGCTCATCCAAGTTATCCAGGACTGTAGTCACCTCTACCACTTCACCGTCAAGCTGCTGTTCAAGCTGCATGCCT GTCTCCCTGCTGATACCCTACAAGGTCACCGTGAACGTTTCCACGACCAGTTCCACAG CCTTAAGACCTTCTTCAATAAAGCCAGAGACATGTTGTACTTCAAGAGACTGATCCAGATCCCGAAACTGCCTGAT TCCCCACCAAACTTCCTGCACGCAGCTTCACTGGCCAAGCACGTGAAGCCAGTGGTGGTCATCCCAGACGAGGATGAACCAGAGCAACAagacgacgacgacgatgacCCAGAGCCGCTCATCGAGGTCAGCGATGTGTCAACATCCAGCATACAGGCACAGCCACAG caacTTGACATATTTGATCAGACATTTGGACCTCCCAATGGAGGTTTCGATGACAG GGATCTCCAGATCGAGAGCCTGAAGCGTGACCTTGAGTTGTTGAGAGCAGAGCTCGAGAGAGTCAAAGCAGAG GCTCAACGCTACATCACGCAGCTCAAGTCCCAGATCAACAGTTTGGAGGCAGAGCTAGAAGAACAGCGTGCACAGAAACAACGTGCTCTTGTGGAAAATGAGCAGCTGCGCATGGAGCTGGAGGCCGTGCGCCGCAGAAACACAGATCATGAGAGCTTACAAACCACCTTCATTGAGGCGGAGA AAAGAGCGCAGGCCACCGAGCAAAGGTACAATAAGCTGAAGGACAAGCACTCAGAGCTGGTGGCCAGTCATGCTGAACTACTCCGGAAG AGTGCAGACACTGTGAAGATGCTGTCAGCGACCCAGCAGACCCAGGAAGAAGTGGAGAGgaccaaacagcagctgtcGTTTGAGGTTGATAGGATAAAACAGGACGCTGACATGAAG CTGGAAGAGCAGAAGTTTGAGATGGAGAGGCTgaagagagagctggaggagaagatggCGGAAATGATGCGTATCAAGGGGACTCTGCAGAGCAGCGAGAAG ACATCGGAGCAAATGAACAGCTCAATGACGGCTCTGCAGGCGGAGAAGGAGCGTCTGATGCGATCTGTGAGCGAGAAGGAGGCGGAGCTGTCGTCTCTGCGGCAGGCTGCGCAGGTGCAGCAGTCATCACTTCAGCAGGAGcgagagaggagcagcagggagcTGGGAGAGCTGCAGGGCAAACTGCAGGAGAAG ACGAGTCATGAGGAGCAGATGAAGCAGAAGCTTCTGGAGGAGCAGTTTGCTCTGCTGCAGGGTACCATCACAGAGGCTGAGAACATCATCCAAGACGCTGTTTCTAAGCTGGATGATCCCCTCCATATACGCTGCACTAGCTCTCCAG ATTACCTCATAAGTCGGGCGGAGGCCACGCTCGGCTCCATcgacaaagtgaaaaaaggcCATGCAGATTATCTCCATAACATGGGGG ATGCTGGAGGGCTGCTTAGGGCTCTGACCCAGTTCTCCCACTTGGCTGCGGATACAATCATTAACGGCAGCGCTACAGCTCACATGGCCCCCACTGACCATGCAGACC GACTGACAGAGAACTGCAGGGGCTGTGCAACTGAGAGTCTGCAGTACTTGAAGGACCTTAAGTCCAAGACCACCCTCCAGAGGGCAGACCCAGCCTCCATTCGCATAATTGTTCAAAAGATCCTGCACTTGGGCCag GAGCTGCGGCCGAAAAGCATGGACATTCGTCAGGATGAGCTGGGAGATCTGGTCGACAAAGAAATGGCTGCAACATCAGCAGCTATTGAGGAGGCAGTCCGCAGGATTGAT GAAATGATGAATCAGGCTCGTAAGGACACATCAGGAGTTAAACTGGAGGTCAATGAGAG AATCCTTTACAGCTGCACAGACCTGATGAAG GCCATCCGCATGCTAATTATAGCATCTACAGATTTGCAAAAGGAGATCGTTGAGAGTGGGAGG GGTGCAGCCACCATTAAAGAGTTCTACGCCAGAAACTCCCGCTGGACTGAGGGACTCATCTCTGCTGCCAAGGCTGTGGGCTGGGGAGCCACAGAGATGGT AGAGTCTGCTGATAAGGTGGTGCTGCACACAGGCAAATATGAGGAGTTGATCGTCTGCTCTCATGAGATTGCTGCTAGCACAGCACAGCTGGTCGCCGCTTCAAAG GTGAAGGCAGACCGCAACAGTAAGAGGCTGACAGTTCTCCAACAGGCCTCTCGCCGTGTGAATGAAATGGCAGCTAATGTAGTGGCCTCAACAAAGACGGGCCAGGAGAACCTGGAGGAAAAAG ATACCATGGACTTCTCTGGGATGTCCCTCATCAAgttaagaaaagaagaaatggagtCACAG GTGAAAGTGCTGGAATTAGAAAGTCAATTGGAGAACGAGCGACTGCGTTTGGGCGAGCTGAGGAAGAAGCACTATGACTTGGCTGGAGTTCCTCTAGAGCAGGTTTCTGAGGGGAACGGCGAAGCCTCCTCGCTGGTCCATCCTGTAACTATGTCACCAAAACCCAGCAAACCTGCTCTCATGAAGAAACCTGCGTTGGCCCAGAAACCCCACATTCCACCCAAA TTTAACTAA